Genomic segment of Poecile atricapillus isolate bPoeAtr1 chromosome 8, bPoeAtr1.hap1, whole genome shotgun sequence:
GAGCATGTAAATATTTCCTCTGACATTCCCACTCTTGGTGTGTGACATCCTTTACCTTGAGGTGACACCTGCGAAGATTTTCAGCCAAGTTACCCAGTTATTCCGGTTATCCTGGATCCCAGGTGCTGGTTTTGAGCTGTGGATGACTTGGAAGGGCAGGACCAAAACTGGTGAACTGGACTCTCCATGCACAGAGAACACCCTGGGAGAGAGGCTCATGTTTTCCACCAGAAACATCTGAGATAtgtatttttccaaatatttttctccctcAAAGATTTCTCAGCTCTGCTAAGTCCTGGAGATAAATAGAGAGAGAGAATTCACAAGAGCACGGAGGGACAGgagaagggggaatggctttaaaccaagagaggggaggtttagatgggataaAGGGGAGGAATTTTTCAGCTGTgtctgcccctggatccctgggaatgtccaaggcccggctggatggggtttggagcagcctgggacagtgggaggtgtccctgccagggcaggggtggcactggatgggctctaaggttccatgattccatgattccatgattctgtgataatatAGAACGTGCGTGACTTAGGATATTGATAATACTTAGGTAACATCCTGAAGGGCAGTCAATAGTGAACTAAATCCTAacaaaatattctatttttatagtacatatttttatgtatttccaTAGATATTTTCATATGATACCTATTGTTTTCTATGCTTCTTAGACTAACAAATAGCAATTTTCCCTAGAGCTGaactttgctttcatttcttcagACACTTGGACATTTCTTTGATCAAATTCCCTATATCAATGTGGCAATGATTTCACATCTACAcatgaaataacaaaaaagacACTTTTATATTTTGTGGCCATTTTTAAGAACCTTGccctgaataaaaaaaatgacaTAACCTTATAAAACCTCATGAGgtagatagatatagatatttaaaaaaagaaaagcaaaagccataAAAGAAAGGGTATAAATACATACACGTATGTAGGTGTACagcacatatatataaatatatatatatatataaatacatatatatataatatttcaCCTCCTTTTCTTCCACTCTCCCACAGGATCACTGAGAAAATGACAACTCTCCACACAATCACTGAGggcataaaatgtatttaatctCTAATTTTCGCACAGGTATTTTTAGCAAGCCAAGTAATAACTAAAAGAAGTGTTTCCTCTCACAGCACACAGTTGTGAAACTTTAATTtatatgttaatttttttaattaaaggggaaaaaaaatatagaatttAGCTTAGTTTTCTTGAAAAGTACAACATAATAGTCTAACATTAATCTGAAGGACAACAGTGGAGGGTCTGACAGTTACCTGAAGACATCAAGGTAAGCCCAAGGCTGAAGTTGGAGTTTTTTGGTGCCTTGGAAACAGCCTGAGACAATGGATTCACTTATCCCAGGGTCACCTTGTCAGAAAACTCCACATTTTGCATTTAGTGCCTCggagcaggaggctgctccGGGTGCCCTGGGCTCTctgaagaggagcagggaggggaaggcacagccctgggagcaaatgaaggaaaaaaatggacaaaGTTTGAAAACAGATGAAGCCAGAAGCGGCATTTTTAGTGTTTGagtctcctgctgcctctccacCGCTCAAGGCAAAGAGGTTGAGAGCACAAGCATGGTCATAAGCATCTGAAATTTGCTTTAAAGTGGTCTCTAACAAGATTTGGGGGTTCTGATTCACCCCTCTGATGTCACAGGAATGAAGGAAGGTATCACCTGGCCACATCCCCAAATGGACCAAGGAAGCAGTGAAGAACACTGAGAACTGCCTCAGTCTGGGTAGCACAATTTAGTGTTTCCTGCACTTGAAAGCTTCTGATCAGCAAGAGTTGCCAtcagaaataattctgaattaaTCCTATTTTGTTactaaatatttctgttgcaCTGCTGAGTTAACAATCTGGGTTAAGAATTCTGAAATCCCACTGTACTGGACAGTTCTGCACTTCAAGTTTAGGGATTTTTCATAGAATTATGGAATCCTCAAAAAACCTGGGTTGAAAGGATCCTAAAAATCAGccagttccaacccctgccacAGTGGTTTAGGTTTTGGGTGGGACATATTCTCTCCAGTGATCATATCCATACAAAATACCTGTGGAAGGTCTGATCCTAAAGGATGCAGTAAAATTACCAGGAGAAATGAAATAATCCTGCTTTCTTGAACTTTCCTCTGTTAAAACACTAATTCCCATGCTGGCTTTAAAAACCCCACTTGTAATCTCCATATTAAGGTCTATAAACTTCATCCttaactttttatttctgctttattcCTGTTCTGTGTGTTGCCAAATATTGCTTTTGTGTAATTGAAACAGAGCTGTAGTTTGAGTATTAAACAGGGAAGGTAATTGTGTTTGGCTCTAAAGGGGGAAGCAAATGTggacagcaataaaaaaaagcttaaattatggaaaaattggggtttttttggtttggtttttttttggagcaGAGCTAGAGAGCAGATGCTGCTGGGGGACAGCAATCCCAGCTCCAAGGTGCGTCTCTCTGGTTCCATGGGGTGCCTCAGGGAAGGGGGATTGATAAGTTTGTAAGGATGGTGcatggaaatttttttcttttctccaccCCTCTGTTTTCATCTGTACCCCACagaatttttgcattttaatgcAATGTTGTAGGACAGCTGTGGTTCAGCCTGGCTTTGCACCTGCAGCGAGGAATTCTGGTGGGAACAATGCACAGGAGCCTCGGGAAAAAGGAGGATATCAGGTGTGATTCCCTGTTTGGAGCTTCAGAATAGGGAGCAAGCAGCATGTGGCACCACATGGGTCCCATTTTTAACCCTAAAATCAGAAGGGCACAATGCAGATCTGTGCCATGGCCTGGATGGGCAGGAGCCAAGTGATGCAGCTGGTGCCAGTTGTTGGCATGTCCAGGCAGGGCACATTCCTGTTTTATCTGCCACAGCTgctaaaaccaaaaataaatacttatttACAATGAAAATCTGAGATTTGagtacagcaaaaaaaaaaaaaaaaaaaaaagttacaggTGAGAGAGTGCTCTAAGCAGGACGAAAGAGAGGCATGAATtattatatttacatttctatttACTCTTATAAAATAGGTGCCCCAGGCACGGAAGAAGTCCCTGCgttcccccagccctgtggctgGTTTTGCCCAGCCTGGGGTAGTCCCTGGAGCAtttccagggctgctctgggagcagaTGTGGGATGGGAGGCAGAGGCTGCCTGCAGATCAAGTGGCTGCTGCCAACTCTCGCGAGCTCCATGTCAGAAAGAGTTGATTATAATGTCAGCACTGGCCAATTTACAGGCttaaagcagcagctgcatcaCTGCATTTCCCCCCAGGGATCCCAAGATCCCCACTCTTAAAAACTTTGTAGTTTCTTGTAATAGAAGCGGGGTAAGTGATTCTCTCTTTGCACGTCTCTGCCTGCCAGGATAATTTGCGGTTCAGCTTGATTTGCGCGGGGATTGGGATCTCTGGGaatgctctgctctgcccattTGTTGCTCTCCGGGGGAAGCTCTGCAAATGGAACGAGTGAGCAGCGTGTGTAGCAGAGCCTGGCATTATTCAAGGGATCCTGGGCTAAGTAAATTAAGCTGAGCTAGAAATCACTTATTAATTCAACCATCTTTCCTATTTAAATAGCGATTATGTAGTCCGGTGTATAGATTTTCTTTTGGCTGGGTAAAGATTTGCAAGGGGAAGGAAACAGGCATTGAAATAAATAGTGTTCCCTCGCTGAATAAGAATGCAAAAGTAGAGTCTGTTTAACTTTTGCTGGGGGAAACTActacagcagcagctttttaaaatgtgcaaACACACTGAGTGATAGAACTCTGCTGGGTTGGTGTTGATGAGCTAAAGCAATCTTCTGACCCTTTTACTCGCGTTGTAATCATCGAGTAATGTTTGTTTTGCTCGGTGTGCTTTACGCTGCTGAGCTGGGTTTCAAGCGGCATTAAAATCCTTATTAAATGTAATATTTGCCAGGCATTCAAGGTGTAATAATCATCCTCTGTCACTTGTTACTTTTGTTAATATTAGCAGAGTGACCTGAGAGTAGATGAGTCCTCTCATTCAGCACAAAAGTTCTGTGTTTTTCAAGCTTGATCCaacttttttctctgaaaagccAAAGCTAATTTAAAAGGTATGgaactgaatttttttgtttttttttctcaccaaTATTATGGTCTAAAGCTATTGCCTCTACATTTTGCAATGCTACACTGTACTCCTCCTGTCTCTTTTTAATTAACAGGAAAGTGCATgagaataattaattttaattaatattaagaTGGATTAATCTTGAGGAACTTTAAAGTCTCTTGTTTTTCTTAGCATCGTTTTCTTTTCATAATGACAATATTGTAAATATCTTATTATTTCTAGCTTGTTGTGGTTTGGTCATGATCAAATTCAGTGAGGGAAGAGTGTCACAACCACAGACTTAGAGAAATAACTTCTCCCATCTCATAGCATTACTGGGTGCTCCAAAACCCTCCTCCACCCCTTCTCCATCATTATCCTTCTCCCAGCTCCAGTGGCTTTTCAGGATTTTGCGTTTGGttttgcagaggggctgagaaAAGCCCTGGAATGCTCAaaacaaatgatttttttaagcaCAGATTTACAGAGCAAACCAAATCATTCTTCTCACCTCTCCTTCCATCGCGTCTCTTAAATCTTCTtgagaaagttttaaaatgaaacgTGCTTTGTTAAAAATATAATCCCAAGTCTGTGTTGGTTTAGCAGGCTGGAAATATTCAGCAAACTGGGTAAGTTATGCCCATTTCTCTCAAAGAGAGTGGGGTTTGGGCATGTTTCAGGTTACTGGGGTAAATGCAGGCTCTGGTTTTGGGCTCTGTGGAGGTTTGGGTGGGATATgaggaaaggttcttcccccagaggtgctggccctgcccaggctccccagggaatggcaccgaggctgccagagctcccaggagtgtttggacagaATTCCTAGGGATgcacaggctgggattgttggggtgtgtgtgcagggccagggcttggactggatgaccttttaaaatcagaatattcCGTGATTCTACGtctggcacagggagaggggagcCAAAAACTAGTGAATGTGTGACTGAGCCTCCTGCCAGTGCCAGGGTGAGTTGTGCTGACCCAAACTCCCTGGGAACTGACAAATCCCATCTCTAATATTTAACGAAAAAGGGACAATTGCAGGTTTCTGTCCATCCAGCTGAAGACTTGGTGGAATGCAAGGCCAGCTCTGAAATCTATCGTCCCCATTCGCCACCTCATCTATTTTATTTCAACAAAACAACCAGAGCCtaaatgtttatattttctaaaatttttccattttctgtctgtttaGACGAATGCTAAAAATATTGTCCCTGAAGATTCCTCCCTGCTCCTTTGATGCTGTCTCAAGGTTAGGAATCCCTTTGCACAAAATCTTCCCTTGCTCCCctctgctgcattttctttccaagaACAGGCAAACAAGCAAGAAGAGCTCAAATTAGGCCACAGCTGTATTTTCCAGAGAAATTATCCTCATTCCTTTTAAGGACATGAGTGCTCCTCATTAACAAAGAATGGCCTGTTTAAAGGGACAGGACAGAGCCCTCGATGTGTGACAGggaaacaggcaaaaaaaaaaaaaaaaaaaaaaagaaagaagctttGTTGAGCATTTTTGGATATGTAAACCATACAAATGGATTTATGCAAATAGGCTTTTTGTGAATTTTCGGTTTCAAGGGGATAGTGCTGAGGTTTTATTTGAAAAGGTTGGGGTAAATAAGATTATTAGGGGGCTTAAATGTGATACATAATCAACATTTATACACTTAGCTTTAAGGTAATACTGATTATCACTTGGAAAAGTCCTCAGGAAGAACTTTTATTATTAAACATTATCTTCATATATTCAAAAATCCTTGACATTTtagaattttaatattaattctaAATAGTAGAAGTATGACTGCTTCAGGACTCTGCTGGTTGCAAGATGCTCTAGAAAAACAATATCTtggaagaaattattcattTAGGTTTTGGTTGGTGGGTAAATCATCTGCAGTAGTCAGAGCCTGCTTGTATGATTTCATCTCTCCTGGTTTGTCTTCCTCAGCTCTGCAGTATTTTGCAAGAGaatttttctgaagtgctgACCAAATACTAAATACTGAACACAATCTTTGCAGCACAAATAAACAACAGGAACTTACAGTTGAAAACTTCTGTGCTTTGTGTAGCAGCACCTTCTTCTTTTCCGTGCCCCTGGGATGTCCAACACTCTTATTTAGCAGACCATTGTGGTACCAGTACATTGCAACACTAATTCTGAATTTACTTTTTCATCCTGTGTTTCAGGCATCATGATTTGGACAAATGGTCCAAGTCTCTCTGCCAGATTCCTGATGGGGTTCCTTCTCCTGTCCATGTTCACCAGGAAGGTGGTGCCTGAAGAGATCATTGCAACCAAGAATGGCAAAGTCAGAGGGaccagcctgcaggtgctggggggGACAGTCACGGCTTTCCTGGGAATCCCTTACGGGCAGCCCCCCATCGGGAGGCTGCGCTTCCAAAAGCCAGAACCTCGGGAGAAGTGGGAAGGTGTTTGGGATGCCACCAAACACGCCAGCTCCTGTTTCCAGCCCATAGACACAGCTTACCCGGGGTTTGCTGGGTCAGAGATGTGGAACCCAAAAACCAGCCTGAGTGAGGACTGTTTGTACCTGAATGTATGGATTCCTTCTCCCAAGCCCAAGAACGCCACTGTCATGGTGTGGATTTATGGCGGTGGATTCGAGTCTGGCTCCACTTCCCTGCCTGTCTACGACGGGAAGTTTCTGGCCAGGGTGGAAAGAGTGGTCGTGGTTTCCATGAACTACAGGACTGGTGCTCTGGGGTTTCTGTCCTTGCCAGGAAACCAGAAAGCTCCTGGAAATGCAGGCTTGTTTGATCAAAGGCTGGCACTTCAGTGGGTCCAGGAGAACATAGCAGCCTTCGGAGGCAATCCCAAGAGCGTGACTCTGTTTGGAGAGAGCGCCGGCTCGGCCTCTGTCAGCTATCACCTCCTTTCTCCTGAAAGCCACCCTTTATTCACCAGGGCCATCCTGCAGAGTGGGTCTGCAAATGCCCCCTGGGCTGCAATTACATCCTCTGAGGCCAGGAACAGAGCAGTGGCTTTGGCCAAACAGCTCCAGTGTCCCACCAGCAACGAGTCAGAGCTCATTCTCTGCCTCCAAGACAAGGACCCGAAGGAAatactggaaaatgaaaatgttgtcATTCCAAATCGTTCTCTTTTACAACTATATTTCTGTCCGAGCGTGGATGGCGATTTTCTGGCCGACATGCCAGAAGCACTGATGGAGAATGGTCATTTCAAACAGACCCAGATCTTGGTGGGTGTCAATAAAGATGAAGGGTTATGGTTTCTGGCATACGGAGTACCTGGCCTCGACAAGGATAGCGATGGCTTGATCAATAAAACCCAGTTTGAAGCAGCTTTAAGTCTGGCCTTCCCAGGGGTGAGCAAACTTGCCATAGAATCCATCAGCTTCCACTACACGGACTGGGAAAACGTGGGAAAGCCGGAGCACTACCGGGATGCCATCGATGACGTTGTCGGGGATTACCACATCATCTGTCCCGTGGTGGAATTCGCCACCAGCTTCGCCCAGCTGGGCCACCACaccttcttttatttctttgagcATCGCTCCTCCAAGCTGCCCTGGCCGGAGTGGATGGGGGTCCTGCACGGCTACGAGATCGAGTTTGTGTTCGGGCTGCCCCTGGAGAGGAGAGCGAATTACACCAAGGCTGAGGAGCTCCTGAGCCGCTCCATGATGAGATACTGGGCAAGTTTTGCCAAAACTGGGTAAGTTTGCTCTGGaaggttggttggttggttggttggttggttggttggttggttggttggttggttggttggttggtttgttggctggttggttggttggttggtagGCTGGTTAGTTGGTTAGTTGgttagttggttggttggttggttggttggttggttgattggtttggttggttggttgattggttggttggttggttggtgggttggttggtttgttggttggttggctggttagttggttggttggttggttggttggttggttggctggttagttggttggttggttgggttggttggttggttggttggttggttggttggttggttggttggctggttagttggttggttggttggttagttggttggttggttggttggttggttggttggttggttggctggttagttggttggttggttggttagttggttggttggttggttggttggttggctgtttggttggctggttggttggttggttggttgggttggtTGGTGGGTTGGTTggtgggttggttggttggctggttggttggctggttagttggttggttggttggttagttggttggttggttggttggtgggttggctggttggttggctggttggttggctggttagttggttggttggttggttggttagttggttggttggttgcttggtaggttggttggttggttggatGTTGTTTCACCAGGGTAAAAGGTTGAGTGCTGCTTTGGAGCCTGACTGGAATGATGGAAACAGATTAATTGTTCAGTTATCCAGAATTCCTGATTTAGTTCTGACAAAAGCACTGTTTTAATACAATAAGCTGTTGAGGTGTTGCTCCCTGTACTCGACAAGCTCAAGGCAACAATGTTTATCCACCcataaaagcaaacacaaaacatTTCTTTGCCAGGGCAGCGGCTGTTCCAAAGGCAGGTAATGGTTTTGAGTgttagaaacaaaatatttcaaacactAGAAAAGACTTCCAGCAGtagaaacaggaggaaaaaaaaaccagtttccTGGAGGATGTGATTTTCTCGGAACATTCAGGTGTATAACAGGGAGGTGTGTTATGTTCACATGATGAAGAGGCTGGGATTTCAGAAAGCCTCTCCTCCCTGTGTGCTGTGAGTGCAAGCCCATGACAAATCACTCTCCAATCCCAATCCACTCATCTTGAAGTGAAATATGGCCCAGCCTGAACAGGGAGAAAATAGGAGTATTCCATGTGGGTGTTTGGAATGGATTGAATCCAACCCCTCTCCAGCTGGAGTCGGGGGAAGTGAGGCAGCCCTTGCTcctctcagcagggctgggggctctcAAGGAGATACTcagtttgaaatgaaaatatttcagggcAATAACAAAAACAGCCCCCACCACAATAATCATGTAGGATCAGTCCCAAGCCTgatgggaagaggaggaatCTTTTTCCAGAAGTTTAGCTTGTGCTCTCTACTGAGAAAATTATATATACAAAACTTAGTGCCTTGGAGAACATACAACCAAACAGTCATTTCACACtctaaaaacatttatttaactTTAATGTCAAAATCCTGCGTTAATTCTGTTTCTAAGGTGGACCTGTTGTTTGATTTGTCAAGGATATATAGATTTGTAAAGGATGAAATCAACATTGGAACAGgatctaattaatttttttaatagattagAAACCAGAGGGGACCACTGTGCTCATTTAGTCCGCCCAACCTTGTACATAACACAAAACACAGGTAGGAGTGAAGTGCTCCCACtgattaaaaatgtttccactGATTAAAAATCCAGAACAAACATTATTAGGTTGTTTTAAATCTTAATGCTGCTTGAAATGTTACATTATAAAAGTAAGACTTTCTAGACCGAATTTGCCTATTCTAACTCTACATTCTCCAGGTTTCACATTTTGTTTGACAATTTTTAAGATTCACTTTATGGTTTTTGTTCCATATAAAGGTTGATTATTAAGGATCTATTAAAATAATccttaatgttttcttttttaattgtttgttGAACAAACAGATCATGCCCTTGAGACTTGCACTAATGTGCTCTTTCTCAAATAACAACTCTCCACCTTTAAAGCTGTGATTCATCCACACCTTGTTGGAACTTTCCCTGACAGAATTAAACACTGTCATCCCCACGGAGTTGTAATTCCAGGTGTCACCtctcccttccagctcagcctgattttcctcttttatcCATCCAAGACAAGCTCTCCTTGTGCTCCGTGGTGTTACCTTTGTCATTTGTCAAAGGCTCCAccatccatcccaaacccacactcccagccctgtgcttcCCCTTCACCTCATCCTCCAGGGTGAACTCACTGGTTATTTTTATGTGCATCCCTTTTTTAGCAGATTTACTTATCAATGGGtgtgattgattgattgattgattgattgattgattgattgattgccTTGATTTGTAGGAGGATTAATTACCTTAACAACTCCCATCCCCATTATATGCTGGGGCTCGTAATATTTCTCTTACCAGAAGAGATGAGCATATCACAGCTCAGAAAATAACTGTACCAATAGCTGTACTCATCACTGCCTAGTGCTTTCACACAGCTTTAATTACTGcaaaattgaatttaaaattgAATCCACGAGCTCTTCCTGCCTCCCTCTCTGCTCAGAGCCCGAGCACACCCCTCTGTGTGAGTGTGGTGGGGAGTGCTGTGATGCAGAGCAAAGCTTCCAGTGGGGCTCAGAGTCTGGAACTGAGCTGTGAGCTTGATTATCAATGCCAAAAATGCATCTGATGGGTTCCCAAGATGAATTCTGACGTTGGGAAAGGCTTGGGAACCCTTCCTGCAGCATGAAGGAGTGCTGTGGCACCGTTCCTTTGGGGCTGGTGTCATCAGGCCCTCGGTGGAGAGCAAAGTGAGTGAAAAGTTCCTCATTCCAAGCTGCAGCTCCCCATCCTGCCCTAAAGGAACTCGCAGCCAGGATCTCCCACCAGAAACAGCACACCCTGCCACCAAACAGAACAATCTCttcctggaaaaagagaaattcagaTCTATATTTGATTTTGCAGGTtgatatttacatttctttgaACTATTGGCTTCCACTGgattatgtatatatttaattttcatgtatatagcttttatgtatatatatataaaaatctcAATAACTTGCTCTGCAAAACACAGttcctggcactgcagctcctAAAATGAAATACAAGGTACATTCAGGTTTAAGTTTGTGGAAGACAGCGCTGTCACCTACTCTGATCATCATTCACACTATAAGTAGATTACCCCACAGACTGAATTTCAAGTGGTTTCCA
This window contains:
- the BCHE gene encoding cholinesterase isoform X1, whose product is MERVSSVCSRAWHYSRDPGLSIMIWTNGPSLSARFLMGFLLLSMFTRKVVPEEIIATKNGKVRGTSLQVLGGTVTAFLGIPYGQPPIGRLRFQKPEPREKWEGVWDATKHASSCFQPIDTAYPGFAGSEMWNPKTSLSEDCLYLNVWIPSPKPKNATVMVWIYGGGFESGSTSLPVYDGKFLARVERVVVVSMNYRTGALGFLSLPGNQKAPGNAGLFDQRLALQWVQENIAAFGGNPKSVTLFGESAGSASVSYHLLSPESHPLFTRAILQSGSANAPWAAITSSEARNRAVALAKQLQCPTSNESELILCLQDKDPKEILENENVVIPNRSLLQLYFCPSVDGDFLADMPEALMENGHFKQTQILVGVNKDEGLWFLAYGVPGLDKDSDGLINKTQFEAALSLAFPGVSKLAIESISFHYTDWENVGKPEHYRDAIDDVVGDYHIICPVVEFATSFAQLGHHTFFYFFEHRSSKLPWPEWMGVLHGYEIEFVFGLPLERRANYTKAEELLSRSMMRYWASFAKTGAPNGTLTNGIRWPVFTSTDQKYLTLNTNTSEVLTKLRAQQCRFWKHFFPKVVEMTGNIDEAEREWKAGFHRWNNYMSDWKNQFNDYTSKKELCSL
- the BCHE gene encoding cholinesterase isoform X2, encoding MIWTNGPSLSARFLMGFLLLSMFTRKVVPEEIIATKNGKVRGTSLQVLGGTVTAFLGIPYGQPPIGRLRFQKPEPREKWEGVWDATKHASSCFQPIDTAYPGFAGSEMWNPKTSLSEDCLYLNVWIPSPKPKNATVMVWIYGGGFESGSTSLPVYDGKFLARVERVVVVSMNYRTGALGFLSLPGNQKAPGNAGLFDQRLALQWVQENIAAFGGNPKSVTLFGESAGSASVSYHLLSPESHPLFTRAILQSGSANAPWAAITSSEARNRAVALAKQLQCPTSNESELILCLQDKDPKEILENENVVIPNRSLLQLYFCPSVDGDFLADMPEALMENGHFKQTQILVGVNKDEGLWFLAYGVPGLDKDSDGLINKTQFEAALSLAFPGVSKLAIESISFHYTDWENVGKPEHYRDAIDDVVGDYHIICPVVEFATSFAQLGHHTFFYFFEHRSSKLPWPEWMGVLHGYEIEFVFGLPLERRANYTKAEELLSRSMMRYWASFAKTGAPNGTLTNGIRWPVFTSTDQKYLTLNTNTSEVLTKLRAQQCRFWKHFFPKVVEMTGNIDEAEREWKAGFHRWNNYMSDWKNQFNDYTSKKELCSL